The window GGACAGCCTGATGCGGCTCGCGCAAATCGGCGCGACCGCCAACGGCGGCGTGTGCCGCCTCGCGCTCACCGAGCGCGATCGAGACGCGCGCAACCTGTTCGTCGGATGGGCGAAGGAGATCGGCTGCACGGTCCGCATCGATGCGATCGGCAACATCTTTGCGCGCCGCGCGGGTGCGTGCGACGACCTGCCGCCCGTGATGACGGGCAGCCATATCGACACGCAGCCGACCGGCGGCAAGTTCGACGGCAACTACGGCGTGCTCGCGGGCCTCGAAGTGCTGCGCACGCTCGACGACGCGGGCGTGCGCACGCGCGCGCCGCTCGAGGTCGCGGTGTGGACCAACGAGGAAGGCTCGCGCTTCGTGCCGGTGATGATGGGGTCCGGCGTGTTCGCGCGTGCGTTCACGCTCGAGCATGCACTCGCGCAACGCGATCGCGACGGCGTCGCCGTGCGCGATGCGCTCGCAGCGACCGGCTATGCGGGGGACGTGCGCGATGCGCATCCGGTCGGCGCGTACTTCGAAGCGCATATCGAACAGGGGCCGGTGCTCGAGGCGCATGCGACGACGATCGGCGTGGTGGAGGGCGCGCTCGGGCAGCGCTGGTACGACGTCACCGTGCACGGGATGGAGGCGCACGCCGGCCCGACGCCGATGGCGCTGCGGCGCGACGCGCTGCTGGTGGCGGCCGATCTCGTGCGCGCGGTGAACGGCATCGCGCTCGCCCACCCGCCGCACGGGCGCGGCACGGTCGGCTGGATCGACGTGCATCCGAATTCGCGCAACGTGATTCCGGGCCGCGTGACGTTGACGGTCGATCTGCGCGCGGCCGACGATGCGACGCTCGCGGCGATGGACGCGGCTCTGCGCGCGGCGTGTGCCGATCTCGCGGCGACGGCCGGCATGCCGATCGACGTCGAGCAGGTCGTGTACTTCGCGCCTCAGCCGTTCGACGCGGCGCTCGTCGAACAGGTGCGCGCGGGCGCGAATGCGCTGGGCCTGTCGTCGATGAACGTGATCAGCGGGGCCGGCCACGATGCCGTGTATCTCGCGCGTGTCGCGCCCGCCGCGATGATCTTCGTGCCGTGCAAGGACGGGATCAGCCACAACGAAATCGAGGACGCGGCGCCTGCCGATCTCGAGGCCGGCTGCAACGTGCTGCTCCATGCGATGCTCGCCGCAGCCGGCCTCGCGGAGGGGTACGCGCGATGAAAATCCTGATCGCCCGGATGAACCACGAGACGAATACGTTCTCGCCGGTGCCGACGCCGCTCGCCGCGTTCGGCCGCAACGGCCCCGACTGGGGCGACGACGCGTATCGCGCGAACCGCGGGATGCGCACGGCGATGGCCGCGTTCATCGACGCGGCCGAGCGCGCCGGCGCGCAGATCGTCACGCCGGTGTCGGCGGCGGCGAACCCGAGCGGGCCGGTCGCGGCCGACGCTTATGCGGCGATCTGCGACGCGATCGTCGCCGCGGCGCCCGGTTGCGACGCGGTGATGCTCGATCTGCACGGCGCGATGGTCGCCGAGCAGAGCGCGGACGGCGAAGGCGACCTGCTCGCGCGCGTGCGCGCCGTGCTGCCCGCCGCGCCGATCGCGGTCGCGCTCGACCTGCACGCGAACGTCACGCAGAAGATGATCGACCACGCGGACGTGATCGTCAGTTTCAAGACCTATCCGCACGTCGACATGTACGAAACCGGCGAGCACGCGGCGCGTTTGCTGCTCGATCGACTGCATGGCCGTGCGCGGCCGGTGCTCGCGTGGCGGCAGCCGCCGCTGCTGACGTCGACGCTGCGCAGCGCGAGCGCCGAAGGCGCGATGCGGCGCGCGCTCGAAGCCGCGCGCGCGGCCGAGGCGGACGGGATGCTCGCGGTGTCGGTGCTGGCGGGCTTCTCGCTCGCGGACATCCCCGCGCCGTGCGTGAGCGTCGTCGTGGTCGGCGACGGCGATCGCGCGGCGGCCGACGCGGTGGCCGAACGCATTGCGCGGCAGATCTGGGACGCGCGCGACGCGTTCGTGTATCGCAGCGCGCCGCTCGCCGAATCGGTCGCGCAGGCCGCGGCGCTCGCGCGCGGCGCAGACCGGCCGGTGCTGATGCTCGATCACGGCGACAACTGCATGTCGGGCGGCCCGTGCGACACGATGGACCTGCTGGAGGCCGCGCTCGCGCAAGGGCTCGACGGGATCGTCAGCGGGCCGCTGTGCGACCCCGACGCGGTCGCCGCGCTGATCGATGCGGGCGTCGGCGCGACCGTCACGCTGCCGATCGGCAACCGGATGCCGTCGCATGGCGGCGCGCGGCGCACGCCGTTTCGCGCGACCGGCGTCGTGCGCGCGATCACCGACGGCGAATACGTGATCACCGGGCCGACCTATACGGGCCAGCGCGCCTACATGGGCCGCGCCGCCGTGCTCGATATCGGCGTCGCGACGCTGGTGGTGACCGAGCGCACGCACGAGCCGTGGGATCTCGGCGTGTTCGAGAGCGTCGGCATCGATCCGCGCCGGGCACGCTTTCTGCTGCTGAAGTCGCGCATGTATTGCCGGCCGGTGTTCGTGCCGATCGCGGCCGCGCTCGTCGAATGCGACAGCCGCGGCCTGACCGGGTCGGACTACGCGCTGTTCCGCTACGAGCGGCTCGCGCGGCCCGTGTATCCGCTCGATGCCGTCGACCGGTGGGACGGCGCGGGGCCGCGCAGCGCGTGAGCAACCGGCGTGCACGGCGGCGCGCGCCTTCATGCATCATGCGATTGCACCGGCCCCTCGAGCAGCTGGGTCGCGCGCATCCTTGCGTCCGCAACCGACCGGAGAACCGAACGCCATGCATTCGAAACGCTTCCCCCTTCGTCGCGCCCGCCTGCTCGCCGCGCTGACGCTCGCCACGACCGCCGTCGCCGCGCATGCGGCCGACTGGATCGTGTCGGCCAACGACGGCAAGTATCAGCGGGTCGAGGGCCGCGACACCTATCTGGCGGCGCCGCCGACCGACACGCTGACGCTGCTCGACGCCGGCGCGTTCCCGCCGAAGGTGGCG of the Burkholderia ubonensis genome contains:
- a CDS encoding Zn-dependent hydrolase; this encodes MQVQDSTPGVAALGLRVDGARLWDSLMRLAQIGATANGGVCRLALTERDRDARNLFVGWAKEIGCTVRIDAIGNIFARRAGACDDLPPVMTGSHIDTQPTGGKFDGNYGVLAGLEVLRTLDDAGVRTRAPLEVAVWTNEEGSRFVPVMMGSGVFARAFTLEHALAQRDRDGVAVRDALAATGYAGDVRDAHPVGAYFEAHIEQGPVLEAHATTIGVVEGALGQRWYDVTVHGMEAHAGPTPMALRRDALLVAADLVRAVNGIALAHPPHGRGTVGWIDVHPNSRNVIPGRVTLTVDLRAADDATLAAMDAALRAACADLAATAGMPIDVEQVVYFAPQPFDAALVEQVRAGANALGLSSMNVISGAGHDAVYLARVAPAAMIFVPCKDGISHNEIEDAAPADLEAGCNVLLHAMLAAAGLAEGYAR
- a CDS encoding M81 family metallopeptidase, which produces MKILIARMNHETNTFSPVPTPLAAFGRNGPDWGDDAYRANRGMRTAMAAFIDAAERAGAQIVTPVSAAANPSGPVAADAYAAICDAIVAAAPGCDAVMLDLHGAMVAEQSADGEGDLLARVRAVLPAAPIAVALDLHANVTQKMIDHADVIVSFKTYPHVDMYETGEHAARLLLDRLHGRARPVLAWRQPPLLTSTLRSASAEGAMRRALEAARAAEADGMLAVSVLAGFSLADIPAPCVSVVVVGDGDRAAADAVAERIARQIWDARDAFVYRSAPLAESVAQAAALARGADRPVLMLDHGDNCMSGGPCDTMDLLEAALAQGLDGIVSGPLCDPDAVAALIDAGVGATVTLPIGNRMPSHGGARRTPFRATGVVRAITDGEYVITGPTYTGQRAYMGRAAVLDIGVATLVVTERTHEPWDLGVFESVGIDPRRARFLLLKSRMYCRPVFVPIAAALVECDSRGLTGSDYALFRYERLARPVYPLDAVDRWDGAGPRSA